The region CTTGCTCAGCGCGACGGCAAGCCGGTCTGGTCTCTTTTTCATCCGGTATCCAGGCAAGATGTATATCGCCATGGTGCGCGGCATTCCTGACATTGTTTTTTTTCTTTTTGTCCCGCTCGCGCTCGATCAGGGTATCGAATATCTTCGCCACCTGATCCTGTGTTCGGATCAGACAGGTTCCGTTTGGCAAGGCAATGACTTTGTTGTATGCGATATGGCCAAGATGCCTTTATCAACAGCAAGTTCATGGGTGCATGATGTTTATGGCTTTGGCCTTGCTGTGGTTGCATTTGCGTTGGTGTTCGGGGCTTTTGCCGGCAATGTTCTGGCCGGTGCAATGGCGGCTGTACCCCGGGCACAACTTGAAACGGGGGCAGCATATGGCATGACTAGACGTCAGGTCTTCTGGCGCATCATGTTTCGCCAGATGTGGATTTATGCTCTGCCAGGGCTGTCCAATTTATGGATGATACTCATCAAGGCCACGCCGTTGCTGTTTCTCCTCGGCATTCAGGATATCGTCTACTGGGCGCGTGAACTTGGCAGTGCTAAAACCTCAGCCTTCAGCTATCCGCATCCGGATTGGCGGCTCTGGTATTTTCTGGCTCTGCTGGTGTTTTATCTCTTGATAACATGGATGAGTGAGCGTGGATTTGAACGTCTCAACCGGCATTTTTCGCATGGTCAGTCCATGTTCATCAACCACCAGCAAGGAGGGAGGAAAAGGGCATGAGCGCATCGTGCCTGGCCTCTTTTCAGGATTACGGGCTCCGTGCCATTGGTTATGGTGCACGGCTACTGCCAAAAACAGATATTTCCCTTTGTGATCAATTTGCCCTCATTGGCTCGGGATTGATCTGGAATATTTTTTTCGGGGTGCTGGCCGTTGTAATCGGGTATTGGTTTTCAATGGTATTTGCCATTGGCAAGGCATCCGGGCGTGGGATTTATCGTCGTTTTTCCTTAGGCTTCATTTTTGTCTTCCGCGGCTCGCCGCTGTTTATTCAATTCTTTTTTGCCTATGAGCTCTTTGTCCTGTTGCCGAAGGTCGGCGTGACGCTGGATTTATGGTTTGTGGTAATTGATATGGAAACCCGCTGGCTCACGCGTGCCTGGCTAGGTGCATTGCTGGTACTGATCTGCAACACAACGGCCTATTCGGCGGAAATTTTCTACGGTGCCTTGCGCGCCATTCCCCGCGGTGAAATTGAGGCCGCCAACGCCTATGGCATGACATCATGGCAGGTGTTCTGGAGAGTGCTGTGGCCGAATATGATGCGACTGGCATGGCCTTCATATACCAATGAGGCCATATTTCTCTTTCATGCCACAACGCTGGTCTTTTTTTCAGGCTTTCCGGCATGGCGTCAATCCGGTGATGCGCTTTATTATGCCAATTATTTTGCCGACAAGACGTTTAACCCTTTCATTCCATATCCGATTATTGCCTTTTATTTTATCCTGTTAACATTAGTGATTATCTTGTTATTCGGGATCGTCAATCGCCGCCT is a window of Alphaproteobacteria bacterium LSUCC0684 DNA encoding:
- a CDS encoding ABC transporter permease; the encoded protein is MFSCVNPDQIEGMAWLGCYLTTAKHLAFYQSFIVVLLLIAVTAPLAITLGLLSATASRSGLFFIRYPGKMYIAMVRGIPDIVFFLFVPLALDQGIEYLRHLILCSDQTGSVWQGNDFVVCDMAKMPLSTASSWVHDVYGFGLAVVAFALVFGAFAGNVLAGAMAAVPRAQLETGAAYGMTRRQVFWRIMFRQMWIYALPGLSNLWMILIKATPLLFLLGIQDIVYWARELGSAKTSAFSYPHPDWRLWYFLALLVFYLLITWMSERGFERLNRHFSHGQSMFINHQQGGRKRA
- a CDS encoding ABC transporter permease subunit is translated as MSASCLASFQDYGLRAIGYGARLLPKTDISLCDQFALIGSGLIWNIFFGVLAVVIGYWFSMVFAIGKASGRGIYRRFSLGFIFVFRGSPLFIQFFFAYELFVLLPKVGVTLDLWFVVIDMETRWLTRAWLGALLVLICNTTAYSAEIFYGALRAIPRGEIEAANAYGMTSWQVFWRVLWPNMMRLAWPSYTNEAIFLFHATTLVFFSGFPAWRQSGDALYYANYFADKTFNPFIPYPIIAFYFILLTLVIILLFGIVNRRLNRHLPDAIRPRLLIRPFLIR